A stretch of Rhinopithecus roxellana isolate Shanxi Qingling chromosome 12, ASM756505v1, whole genome shotgun sequence DNA encodes these proteins:
- the RPE65 gene encoding retinoid isomerohydrolase codes for MSIQVEHPAGGYKKLFETVEELSSPLTAHVTGRIPLWLTGSLLRCGPGLFEVGSEPFYHLFDGQALLHKFDFKEGHVTYHRRFIRTDAYVRAMTEKRIVITEFGTCAFPDPCKNIFSRFFSYFRGVEVTDNALVNVYPVGEDYYACTETNFITKINPETLETIKQVDLCNYVSVNGATAHPHIENDGTVYNIGNCFGKNFSIAYNIVKIPPLQADKEDPISKSEIVVQFPCSDRFKPSYVHSFGLTPNYIVFVETPVKINLFKFLSSWSLWGANYMDCFESNETMGVWLHIADKKRKKYLNNKYRTSPFNLFHHINTYEDNGFLIVDLCCWKGFEFVYNYLYLANLRENWEEVKKNARKAPQPEVRRYVLPLNIDKADTGKNLITLPNTTATAILCSDETIWLEPEVLFSGPRQAFEFPQINYQKYCGKSYTYAYGLGLNHFVPDRLCKLNVKTKETWVWQEPDSYPSEPIFVSHPDALEEDDGVVLSVVVSPGAGQKPAYLLILNAKDLSEVARAEVEINIPVTFHGLFKKS; via the exons ATGTCTATCCA GGTCGAGCATCCTGCTGGTGGTTACAAGAAACTGTTTGAAACTGTGGAGGAACTGTCCTCGCCGCTCACAGCTCATGTAACAG GCAGGATCCCCCTGTGGCTCACCGGCAGCCTCCTTCGATGTGGGCCAGGACTCTTTGAAGTTGGATCTGAGCCATTTTACCACCTGTTTGATGGACAAGCCCTCCTGCACAAGTTTGACTTTAAAGAAGGACACGTCACATACCACAGAAG gttcatccgCACTGATGCTTACGTACGGGCAATGACGGAGAAAAGGATCGTCATAACGGAATTTGGCACCTGTGCTTTCCCAGATCCCTGCAAGAATATATTTTCCAG gtttttttcttactttcGAGGAGTGGAGGTTACCGACAATGCCCTTGTTAATGTCTACCCGGTGGGGGAAGATTACTACGCTTGCACAGAGACCAACTTTATTACAAAGATTAATCCGGAGACCTTGGAGACAATTAAGCAG GTTGATCTTTGCAACTATGTCTCCGTCAATGGAGCCACTGCTCACCCCCACATTGAAAATGATGGAACCGTTTACAATATTGGTAATTGCTTTGGAAAAAATTTTTCAATTGCCTACAACATTGtaaagatcccaccactgcaagCAG ACAAGGAAGATCCAATAAGCAAGTCAGAGATCGTTGTACAATTCCCCTGCAGTGACCGATTCAAGCCATCTTACGTTCATAG TTTTGGTCTGACTCCCAACTATATCGTTTTTGTGGAGACACCAGTCAAAATTAACCTGTTCAAATTCCTTTCTTCATGGAGTCTTTGGGGAGCCAACTACATGGATTGTTTTGAGTCCAATGAAACCATGGGG GTTTGGCTTCATATTGctgacaaaaaaaggaaaaagtaccTCAATAATAAATACAGGACTTCTCCTTTCAACCTCTTCCATCACATCAACACCTATGAAGACAATGGGTTTCTGATTGTGGATCTCTGCTGCTGGAAAGG atttGAGTTTGTTTATAATTACTTATATTTAGCCAATTTACGTGAGAACTGGGAAGAGGTGAAAAAAAATGCCAGAAAGGCTCCCCAACCTGAAGTTAGGAGATATGTACTTCCTTTGAATATTGACAAG GCTGACACAGGCAAGAATTTAATCACGCTCCCCAATACAACTGCCACTGCAATTCTGTGCAGTGACGAGACGATCTGGCTGGAGCCTGAGGTTCTCTTTTCAGGGCCTCGCCAAG CGTTTGAGTTTCCTCAAATCAATTACCAGAAGTATTGTGGGAAATCTTATACATACGCGTATGGACTTGGCTTGAATCACTTTGTTCCAGATAGG CTCTGTAAGCTGAATGTCAAAACTAAAGAAACTTGGGTTTGGCAAGAGCCTGATTCATACCCATCAGAACCCATCTTTGTTTCTCACCCAGATGCCTTGGAAGAAGATGATG GTGTAGTtctgagtgtggtggtgagcCCAGGAGCAGGACAAAAGCCTGCTTATCTCCTGATTCTGAATGCCAAGGACTTAAGTGAAGTTGCCCGGGCTGAAGTGGAGATTAACATCCCTGTCACCTTTCATGGACTGTTCAAAAAATCTTGA